TTGGGATTATGAATACGTTGGGGATCAACGTGTCGTTGACGTCCATATCGGCCAGATTCGAAAAAAGATTGAAATTGACACAAGCCAACCCGCACTGATTCAAACCGTCCGTGGTGTCGGCTATAAATTTGAATCCCCGGAGGATCTGGCAACCGGCAGTAACGCCGAGAGTGCCACCGCCTAAATCAACCCCATTAACCGCAAACCATACATACCGCCAGATTTATGCTGGCGGTATTTTTTGTACCAAAATCGTGCCCGCATCACTCCCCCATAGGTGGGTTTGTGGCCCAATTGGCAACATTGCCGCAATCGGTTGATCGACTTCAGTCGCCAAAAGTTGCGGCGGCTGGAATCTTAGGGACCACAACCGCATTACCTGATCAGCTCCCATAGTCAGCAACCGACGACCCGGCAACCAATTAATCAACTGAACAGCACCGGCATGCGCTGGGATAACTTGTTCTACGGTAATTTGTCCGGGTTCACCAGTTACCCGCAGAATTTGCAGCCAGCCGGAATCTTCGCCGATCGCCACCAACTGCTCCTCGGGATTAAAGGTCACAAAGGTTGTTCCACTCGCCCGGTGGGGCAACGATCCTAAACAGACCTGCTGCGAGATCCGCCACAGATAGGTCTGACCATCCTGCCCCGCACTGATAACAAGATCGCCATCATCACTTAAGTCTGCAGCCAAAA
Above is a window of Romeriopsis navalis LEGE 11480 DNA encoding:
- a CDS encoding WD40 repeat domain-containing protein yields the protein HGAVSAMAVAGRRLITAGTDGNLKYWQVNWRGCLRCVESIPAHAGAILAADLSDDGDLVISAGQDGQTYLWRISQQVCLGSLPHRASGTTFVTFNPEEQLVAIGEDSGWLQILRVTGEPGQITVEQVIPAHAGAVQLINWLPGRRLLTMGADQVMRLWSLRFQPPQLLATEVDQPIAAMLPIGPQTHLWGSDAGTILVQKIPPA